A portion of the Ricinus communis isolate WT05 ecotype wild-type chromosome 10, ASM1957865v1, whole genome shotgun sequence genome contains these proteins:
- the LOC8285716 gene encoding probable protein S-acyltransferase 6, producing MKGSGGERNMYNTTSMPPQHGHGSDSNRRIIVSNGPNLRVYQAWRGSNIFCFGGRLIFGPDVRSLFLTVFLILTPVILFCAFVSHEIISEFQPHLGNTIVILCAIFTAYVMILLFLTSSRDPGIIPRNLHPPDDDGSGISTDWPGIHGSGPSLPPTKDVAVNGMIVKVKYCQTCMLYRPPRCSHCSICNNCVERFDHHCPWVGQCIGKRNYRFFFMFVSSTTMLCLYVFAICWVNVRKIMDTYHYNLWRALLKSPFSGILILYTFICAWFVGGLTAFHLYLICSNQTTYENFRYGYDGKTNPYNIGCVHNIVQIFFSKIPKSKNSFRAKVKVDSSSVYASSMSFRQSLSPEMPKTSFDIEVGKRQAVADEDLEEIQSHIDSVGGLERCGTQPRHTNRDQKPNWEITPDIRMLAAEFDLEHGLTDRQKISRDY from the exons ATGAAGGGGAGTGGTGGTGAGCGAAATATGTACAACACAACTTCAATGCCGCCTCAGCATGGACATGGCTCCGATTCCAACCGTAGAATCATCGTTAGCAATGGTCCCAACCTTCGAGTTTATCAAGCTTGGAGAGGCAGCAAT ATATTCTGCTTTGGGGGTAGACTTATATTTGGTCCAGATGTCAGGTCACTTTTCCTTACAgttttcctcatactcactcCAGTTATCTTGTTCTGTGCTTTCGTTTCGCATGAGATCATCAGTGAATTTCAGCCACATCTTGGCAATActattgtaattttatgtgcCATCTTCACAGCATAT GTTATGATTCTACTCTTCCTTACATCTTCTCGTGATCCTGGCATTATTCCTCGTAATCTCCATCCTCCAGATGATGATGGCTCAGGTATCTCTACAGATTGGCCAGGGATTCACGGCAGTGGTCCTAGTTTACCCCCAACGAAAGATGTTGCGGTTAATGGCATGATAGTTAAGGTCAAATACTGCCAAACATGCATGCTATATCGCCCGCCACGGTGCTCACATTGCTCTATATGCAACAATTGTGTTGAGCGTTTCGATCATCATTGCCCATGGGTTGGGCAGTGCATTGGGAAG AGAAATTACCGATTCTTCTTCATGTTTGTTTCCTCCACAACCATGCTTTGCCTCTATGTTTTTGCTATCTGCTGGGTGAATGTCAGGAAGATAATGGACACATATCATTATAATCTCTGGAGGGCTTTGTTGAAGTCCCCTTTTTCAGGAATTCTGATATTGTATACATTCATATGTGCCTGGTTTGTTGGTGGCCTTACTGCATTTCATCTGTATTTAATATGCTCCAACCAG ACAACGTATGAAAATTTCCGGTATGGGTATGATGGAAAGACGAATCCTTATAACATTGGTTGTGTGCATAACATTGTACAAATTTTCTTCTCAAAAATCCCTAAATCAAAGAACAGTTTCAGGGCGAAGGTCAAAGTGGACTCATCTTCAGTTTATGCCAGTTCAATGTCATTCAGGCAATCCTTGAGCCCAGAGATGCCCAAAACTAGCTTTGACATAGAAGTGGGAAAACGTCAAGCTGTAGCTGATGAGGATTTGGAAGAAATACAAAGTCATATTGACAGTGTTGGTGGATTGGAGAGGTGTGGAACCCAGCCAAGACATACAAATCGGGACCAGAAACCCAACTGGGAGATAACACCTGATATTCGTATGTTGGCTGCTGAGTTTGATTTGGAGCATGGTTTAACAGATAGGCAGAAAATTTCTCGAGATTATTAG